DNA from Chitinophaga pendula:
GAGGATCATGCGCATGTAATCAGGGGGACCGCACACGAAAAAATGAGCCGCAGTAAGGTCATACTTTAACTCTCTTTTTACAAGCGGTTCCAGTAGGATATTATTCAGACGTCTTGGATGATTGATAGCATGATCTTCTTCGCTGCTGAACAAGTGGATAATATGCAAACGAGCTGCGAAGGTTACCGCCAACGTCTCCAGCTGACGATAGAAAATGGTACGCTCCCGGGTACTGTTACTATATACCAATACAACCCTGCTTAATGGCTCAAAATACAGGATATGTTTCAGTAAGGAAAATAGCGGGGTGATCCCGCTGCCAGCACCGAGCAGAAAGATATCTCTTGGTTGCGCACCTGGCTGTACTGGGGTGAAACGACCTGTTGGCATTAGCGCGGTGACGATCATGCCTACATGCCAGCTGCTAAGTATATATCGGGATATTTCACCATTTTCCTTTTTCCGGATCGTTACCGACAAATGATCGTCAATGCCCGGGGTGGAACTGAAAGAATAGGAGCGGCGATATTCGGTATTGTGAAGTGTGATCAGGAAGGTCAGGAACTGGCCGGCTTCGTACAATACAGGCATACCCTCGGTATTTTCGAGATGATAGGTGAAAGTGTCAGGTGCTTCGGCTATGACAGCGGTGATGCGTAATTGCAGATACAGTTCAGCCATTTGACAAATGTAGCCATTTGATATTGTACAGTCAATATAAAAGCCTGAGACAGGATACGTCTCAGGCTTTTATAAAAATTCCAGAATAAGTAGCTTTATACGGTTACGCTGATCTTACTTTTTAACATGGTACGTACTGTATTGGCAATGCTTGCAGCGTCGTATCCACATTCACGGTGCAGTTCTTCCGGTTTACCATGCTCGATGATCCTATCCGGGATACCCAGCATTTGTACATCTGCCTTGTAACCATTCATCGCCATGAACTCGAGTATTGCACTGCCAAATCCACCTTGAATAGAGGCGTCCTCAATCGTTATCACCTTATCAAACTTACTGAATACCTCATGTAGCATTACTGTATCCAGCGGCTTCACAAAACGCATGTCATAATGAGCCGGTTGCAGCCCATCTGCCAAGAGTTCTTTAAGTGCTTCTGTTACAAAATTACCCGGATGTCCCAGCGAAAGAATGGCGATATCATTACCATCCCTGAGTTTACGTCCGGTACCTATCTTAATTTCCCGGAATGGCTGCCTCCAGTTAGGCATAACTCCCTGCCCTCTAGGGTAACGTATCACGAAAGGTGACTGGTTGGAAGGTAATTGAGCGGTATACATCAGGTTACGTAACTCCTCCTCATTCATAGGAGAGCTGATCACCATATTCGGGATACAACGTAAGTAGGCAATGTCATAAGCGCCGTGATGGGTAGGGCCATCCTCTCCTACCAATCCCGCCCGGTCAAGGCAGAATATTACCGGTAACCCTTGTATCGCTACGTCGTGTACTGCCTGGTCATATGCTCTTTGCATGAAAGAAGAATAGACATTACAGTATACGCGCATACCTTGAGTCGCCA
Protein-coding regions in this window:
- a CDS encoding flavin reductase family protein, whose protein sequence is MAELYLQLRITAVIAEAPDTFTYHLENTEGMPVLYEAGQFLTFLITLHNTEYRRSYSFSSTPGIDDHLSVTIRKKENGEISRYILSSWHVGMIVTALMPTGRFTPVQPGAQPRDIFLLGAGSGITPLFSLLKHILYFEPLSRVVLVYSNSTRERTIFYRQLETLAVTFAARLHIIHLFSSEEDHAINHPRRLNNILLEPLVKRELKYDLTAAHFFVCGPPDYMRMILLTLRFMGFQDEQLHKENFVVNTDVLIARTVIPQDTTEKSVQLRLHDQVFQIPMPGNKPILDSALSQGVALPYSCKGGVCGSCTARCTTGKVWMSVNEVLTDKELAEGFILTCVGYPVSEEITIEL